The Arcobacter porcinus sequence TTTAGGATTAGTTCCTAGTTCAACTGGAGCTCCAGGTGGTAAAAAAACAGGTCAAAATATGAATGATTATCCACAAAAAGGTGGAATATTTGAAAAAGTATGTATTGAAATATTTAAACAAGGACTATTTTTAAAATGGTTTGATAGGTATTCAAATAAATCTACTTTTATTATAAATGATGAAGAGCTTGATGAGGAAGATATAAAAGAGATGATTGATACAAATAATGAAGAAGAGATATTAACATCTTTATATACACCTATTGGAACTATTGTAAAAGATACTTTGCATATTGAAGAGATAGCTTTAGAAGAGAATAGAAATAAGAGTAAATATTGTTGTGAATGTGGTTGTAATGTTTGGGGTAAAAAGAATTTAGATATTACTTGCAATTTTTGTGGTAATGAATTTGTATATGTAGAAAACATTAATTAGTATTTATAGATACTTTTAAATATTAATTAATACTAATTAACACTATAAGGAGTAAAAATGAAATTTGGAAAATATCTGTTTAAGAGTTTTGAAGAGTTCCAATCCATTCAAAATTTGGCAATGGCGAACGGGATTAGAACTATGAAAGAATTTAAAACTATTTAATAGTATTTTAAATTATATAGAATAGATTAAGAAAAGGAGATGAAATGATTACAAAAGAGCATTGGGAAGAAATAAAAAAACAGTTAGCAGGTGTTTATGGAGATGTTAAATTTAAACTAGATGAAACTGAATTATTTGTAAAAAAAGGTTTTATAGCTGAAAATAAACTAGCAATTATGGTTTACATAAATGGACAAATTCAAATAACTGAAGGTTGGACAGATAGTAAATTTTTCAATCCAATAACTAAAAAAGTATGGTGTACAAAAACTTGTTCTGTATATAAACCAAAAGAAAAAGCAAAACTTATAAAAATATGGGGAAAAAGAGAAGCATACAAAAGATACGATTTGGATAAAAAATGTGTTAGTTATGTACCATATTTTAACACTTTTGCAACTTTTGAAAGACAATATAAAAAGTTAAAGAATCTAGAACTAATAACAGAATTTAAATATTAAATTAAAAAGGAGGTGATAAATATGAGATTTGGAAAGTATTTGTTTGAAAGTTTAGAAGAGTTCCAACAAGTTCAAAATTTGGCGATGGCGAACAATGTTAGAACTATGAAAGAATTTACAGAATTCTTAAGTGCAAACTATAGCCAAAAATTGATTAAAAATTAAAAGAAGAAATATAAATGACAAAATTAACTATAAAAACAGTTGAAGAGCTAAAAGAATTGCCTATTAGTGATGATTGGTATAAAATAGATAAAAGTGATAAATATTTTATAAGAAGAGAAACTAAAAATTGTTTTTCAATTTCTGATGCAGAATTTCATGTAGGTGAGCTTATTAGAAATAAACATAAATGTTTGTTTCATGCAATTCTAAATAATGTTGATTATGAAGCAAATTTTGAAACATTTGAAGAAGCTTTTCATTTCTTAATCGAAAAAGCTAAAACTATATAAAAGGAAATTAAATGAAAAAGTTTACACTAAAAATTAGTTTTTGTAATGTTCATGCACACATAATTTCAATTACAACAGTTGAAGCAAATGAATTAGAAGAAGCAAAAGCAAAATGTTTTAAGAAATTCAGTAACAGAACAATCAATAAGATTGAATTGTTAGAAATCAAATAAGGAGAAAAGATGAGTAATGAAATAAAAAATATTAAATTTCATTTTGATGTAGATAAAAATAAGTATGTTTTAAAAATTGGAGATAAGATTTTTGAATTTTCAAGAGAAGAATCAATTAGCTTACATAATCATTTAAATAGAGTTTTAAAAGCAACTCCCATTTTATTTAATTAGCCTTTTTATAAAGAATAACTTAAAATGAAGAGAAAATTAAAAAAGGCAATATTTTATTAACAATATATTTTTAAAGAACATTTGCAAGTAAATATTTCTTGCTGATGTTTGATTTTTGAAGTACTATTTTTAATGCAATTATCTAGAATTTTGCAAATAGTATTTTGATAATCAAACAGTAATGTTTGGTTAAACAATTTAGTAAAGTGATAGCTTTTTTTAATGCTATCTTTTAGATTTAAGTACTAACTTGTGATCTTTTTACAATTTACTGTTTATGACTTAGAAAATACACGAGATGGATCATATGGAGTGTTGTATCTAAATATAGAGTAAATTATGGTTGCAAGTTTTCTAGCAACAGCAATAATTCCCTCCTGTTTGGATTTACCTTGAGACTTTTTTGTATCATAATATTGTTTTAGTTCTTTGTTGTGTAATAAACAACTAACACTTGCCATATATAAAGCATGTTTAGCTAAAGAAGAACCTCTTTTGCTTAAATGACCTGTAGATTTGGAATTACCTGAGCTATTTTCTGTTGGAAATAATCCAAGATAACCAATAAATTTAATAGGTGTTTTAAATCTTGATAGATCTCCACATTCACTAATAACTGCAGCAATAGTTTTAGATGAAACTCCAGGAATAGTTTTTAAGTTCTCAATCAATGAATTAGTTGGAACATCTTTTTCCTCTTTAATACCATTTTTTTCAAGAAGTGCTAATATCTCTTCTTCTAATATAGATAGTTCTTCTTGATATATTTTAAGAAGTCTAATAGAACTTTTAATAGCAATAGCTCTTGCATCTTTGGCTTTACCTGAATAAATAGAGTTTTTTGCTAACTCTAAAACCTCTATAGCCTTTTGGTTATTAAAACTATTTCCTTGAATATGTCTAAAAATTTTAAGTATCCTGTCAACACTACTATGTTTATAGTGGTGTGCAGTTGGATATTTATCTAAAAGTGCAAGCCCTGTGATGCTAAATATATCAATAAAATTTTCAAGTTCTGGAAATGTAACTGTTACTTGAGTAAGTATTCTCTTCTTTACTTCTTTCATGTCTGATTGTATAGAAGCACGATTACGATATAAAGTTCTTAAACTCTGATATTCGTCATCAGTTACATAACCTGAACTATATTTACCATCTTTTAAAAATAAAGCTATGATCCAAGAATCTATGTTGTCGTTTTTTACTTTCTTCATTGTGTGTTGTTCTCTATATCTAGTTGTTTGAAATGGATTTAATAGTTTAACATTAAACCCATGAGAATTTAAAAACTCCCAAAGGTTTTCACCATAAATACCAGTTGCTTCAAGACCAATTATAAAATCATTTGTATTTGATGAAATAGTTTCAAGTTTAGTAATAAACTTTGAAAATCCATCAATACAGTTTGTAACTCTTATAGGTTTTTGTGTAACTTTTACTTCATTCTCATCAATGATAGTAACAACATGAAAGCTTTTAGCAATATCAATTCCAACATAATACATTTTTTTATACCTCGTTTATAATAATCTTTAGTTGCCTAGCCTAAGCTAGATTCACAGCCTCGTTAATCTATATGTAGTAAGTGCTATACAGCTACCTCCACAGCTTTTAATAAATGATTAACAACTAAAGATATCAACAGGCTTATATAATGTAGTTTGCTAGAATAAATATAAATTCAATTCCATCATTGCTACAAGGAAAAAAATGTTGTTATATCTAAAGTCATAGACTGTAAAAAGTAAAAGATTTGAAGTTAGTACTTCAATCTTAAAAGAATATATTTTTTAGCTAAAAGCTAGGTTATATATTCATAAATTTATTATACGAGGAAAATAATATGAAATTAATTACATTAGCAAATTTAAGAAGTGGTGGTAAAAGTTCTATTGCAAGACTTTTAGCAGAGAAGTTAAATTCAGCAATTTTGAATTTTGATAAAAAAAGAGATAGTGAATCATATAATGCTATCTCTACAATTAATATTCCAGAAGATAAAACACTTGAGAGAAGAGAAGATTGTTTGATTTTAAAAGATAAAACTGCAGAACAGTCAATAAAAACAAAATCTGATTATTTGATTTGTGATTTAGGTGGATATTTTGATGAGAGATTACTTGATCTAAAATCTGATTTTTATATCATTCCATCTTTTGATGATTATGAGAGTATTAGTGAAAGTATGAGAACAGCTCATCTTATTTTAAAAAGTAATATTAAAGCTAAAATAATATTTGTTTTAAATGGTGCATTTATTACAGATAAAATAGTAAGAGAAGAAAAGATAAAAGAGTTTAATGAACATATAGAAGTAAATGGGTTTATTAGATTCCCTCTTATTTATCTTCCAAAAACTAATTTAATGAGAAAACTAGTTGATGAAGCTGCTAAACAAAAAGAGTTAAAAAATAAGTTTGAGCAAGAGATTAAATATGTAAATATAGATAAGTTTTTAGATGAACTTATCTTTAGATTTGAATAGCCTTTTTATAAAGAATAACTTAAAATGAAGAGAAAATTAAAAAAGGCAATATTTTATTAACAATATATTTTTAAAGAACATTTGCAAGTAAATATTTCTTGCTGATGTTTGATTTTTGAAGTACTATTTTTAATGCAATTATCTAGAATTTTGCAAATAGTATTTTGATAATCAAACAGTAATGTTTGGTTAAACAATTTAGTAAAGTGATAGCTTTTTTTAATGCTATCTTTTAGATTTAAGTACTAACTTGTGATCTTTTTACAATTTACTGTTTATGACTTAGAAAATACACGAGATGGATCATATGGAGTGTTGTATCTAAATATAGAGTAAATTATGGTTGCAAGTTTTCTAGCAACAGCAATAATTCCCTCCTGTTTGGATTTACCTTGAGACTTTTTTGTATCATAATATTGTTTTAGTTCTTTGTTGTGTAATAAACAACTAACACTTGCCATATATAAAGCATGTTTAGCTAAAGAAGAACCTCTTTTGCTTAAATGACCTGTAGATTTGGAATTACCTGAGCTATTTTCTGTTGGAAATAATCCAAGATAACCAATAAATTTAATAGGTGTTTTAAATCTTGATAGATCTCCACATTCACTAATAACTGCAGCAATAGTTTTAGATGAAACTCCAGGAATAGTTTTTAAGTTCTCAATCAATGAATTAGTTGGAACATCTTTTTCCTCTTTAATACCATTTTTTTCAAGAAGTGCTAATATCTCTTCTTCTAATATAGATAGTTCTTCTTGATATATTTTAAGAAGTCTAATAGAACTTTTAATAGCAATAGCTCTTGCATCTTTGGCTTTACCTGAATAAATAGAGTTTTTTGCTAACTCTAAAACCTCTATAGCCTTTTGGTTATTAAAACTATTTCCTTGAATATGTCTAAAAATTTTAAGTATCCTGTCAACACTACTATGTTTATAGTGGTGTGCAGTTGGATATTTATCTAAAAGTGCAAGCCCTGTGATGCTAAATATATCAATAAAATTTTCAAGTTCTGGAAATGTAACTGTTACTTGAGTAAGTATTCTCTTCTTTACTTCTTTCATGTCTGATTGTATAGAAGCACGATTACGATATAAAGTTCTTAAACTCTGATATTCGTCATCAGTTACATAACCTGAACTATATTTACCATCTTTTAAAAATAAAGCTATGATCCAAGAATCTATGTTGTCGTTTTTTACTTTCTTCATTGTGTGTTGTTCTCTATATCTAGTTGTTTGAAATGGATTTAATAGTTTAACATTAAACCCATGAGAATTTAAAAACTCCCAAAGGTTTTCACCATAAATACCAGTTGCTTCAAGACCAATTATAAAATCATTTGTATTTGATGAAATAGTTTCAAGTTTAGTAATAAACTTTGAAAATCCATCAATACAGTTTGTAACTCTTATAGGTTTTTGTGTAACTTTTACTTCATTCTCATCAATGATAGTAACAACATGAAAGCTTTTAGCAATATCAATTCCAACATAATACATTTTTTTATACCTCGTTTATAATAATCTTTAGTTGCCTAGCCTAAGCTAGATTCACAGCCTCGTTAATCTATATGTAGTAAGTGCTATACAGCTACCTCCACAGCTTTTAATAAATGATTAACAACTAAAGATATCAACAGGCTTATATAATGTAGTTTGCTAGAATAAATATAAATTCAATTCCATCATTGCTACAAGGAAAAAAATGTTGTTATATCTAAAGTCATAGACTGTAAAAAGTAAAAGATTTGAAGTTAGTACTTCAATCTTAAAAGAATATATTTTTTAGCTAAAAGCTAGGTTATATATTCATAAATTTATTATACGAGAGAATTAAAATGAAAGTTATAATTACAGTTTTCATCATAATCATATTAAATATTGTTTTTCTTTTACATAAAATAAATAATATTGATGAGAAGATTAATGCTTTTAATAATAATCAAATTTTATTTTGTGAAAATAAAATAGTTTCTAAAAAGAATGATTATATATTAGAAGAAAGAGGTTTTCTAAAATTTGATAGCAAATTTATTAAAAATGATCATTATATATATTTATTTACTTGTAGTATTTAAAAATATTATTAAATACTATTTAACATTACTTAATATAATTAAATATTAATTAGTATTATGTTATATTAATAAACTTTTAATTTAGGGCTTGAAATGAAAAATATAGATAAAGAGAGTTTAGATAAAGCCTATCATTTATTTGATAGTAAAGATATAAATAAAATTGAAGTAGGAACTTTAAAAGGCTTACAAGAAATACATAAATATCTTTTTGATGGTCTTTATCCATTTGCTGGAGAGATAAGAGAACTAAATATCTCAAAAGGTGGATTTAGATTTGCTAATAGCTTATATCTAAAAGAGATATTACCAAAAATAGAACAAATGCCACAAACTGATTTTAAAGAGATTATTGAGAAGTATGTTGAAATGAATATAGCTCATCCATTTTTAGAAGGAAATGGTAGAACTATGAGAATTTGGCTAGATATGATACTCAAAAAAGAACTTAAGAAAGTTGTTGATTGGCAATATGTAAATAAAGATTTATATTTACAAGCAATGGAAAGAAGCCCTATAAATGATTTAGAAATAAGAACACTATTAGGTGAAAACTTAACTGATAAAATAGATGATAGAGAAGTTATATTTAAAGGAATTGAACAATCATATTATTATGAAGGATATGAGATAGTTAATACTTTAAAATATTAATTAATACTAAGTAATATTAATAAGGATTTAAAATTGGCAAAAAGAAAAATAGAAGCAGCACAAATAGAAGATTTAATAACTATTGAAACAAAAGAATTAGAAGTAACAACAACTTCTAAAGGAAGACCAAAAAAGTTTAATAAGAAATTAAAT is a genomic window containing:
- the fic gene encoding protein adenylyltransferase Fic; the encoded protein is MKNIDKESLDKAYHLFDSKDINKIEVGTLKGLQEIHKYLFDGLYPFAGEIRELNISKGGFRFANSLYLKEILPKIEQMPQTDFKEIIEKYVEMNIAHPFLEGNGRTMRIWLDMILKKELKKVVDWQYVNKDLYLQAMERSPINDLEIRTLLGENLTDKIDDREVIFKGIEQSYYYEGYEIVNTLKY
- a CDS encoding SprT-like domain-containing protein, yielding MQKNKSTTLEYYEYFQEIYNIFNKELFSNELPNCIITITRQKRVMGYFSPNRWINNKGKQNHELALNPSYFSSSNFIEIFQTIVHEMVHLWQYEFGTPSQRSYHNKEWADKMESLGLVPSSTGAPGGKKTGQNMNDYPQKGGIFEKVCIEIFKQGLFLKWFDRYSNKSTFIINDEELDEEDIKEMIDTNNEEEILTSLYTPIGTIVKDTLHIEEIALEENRNKSKYCCECGCNVWGKKNLDITCNFCGNEFVYVENIN
- a CDS encoding IS110 family transposase, whose product is MYYVGIDIAKSFHVVTIIDENEVKVTQKPIRVTNCIDGFSKFITKLETISSNTNDFIIGLEATGIYGENLWEFLNSHGFNVKLLNPFQTTRYREQHTMKKVKNDNIDSWIIALFLKDGKYSSGYVTDDEYQSLRTLYRNRASIQSDMKEVKKRILTQVTVTFPELENFIDIFSITGLALLDKYPTAHHYKHSSVDRILKIFRHIQGNSFNNQKAIEVLELAKNSIYSGKAKDARAIAIKSSIRLLKIYQEELSILEEEILALLEKNGIKEEKDVPTNSLIENLKTIPGVSSKTIAAVISECGDLSRFKTPIKFIGYLGLFPTENSSGNSKSTGHLSKRGSSLAKHALYMASVSCLLHNKELKQYYDTKKSQGKSKQEGIIAVARKLATIIYSIFRYNTPYDPSRVFSKS